The sequence below is a genomic window from Daphnia pulicaria isolate SC F1-1A chromosome 6, SC_F0-13Bv2, whole genome shotgun sequence.
AAACGGTAACGCCATCCGCCTCTTGATGTAGAGAGACCGCTCAAAACGGGTCATGTTGAACGACggaacaattattttattctgtGCCACCAACATTTTGATTGATGACCAATCAAACACATTTTCAGCTTTGTCCGGCTGGATCAGGTCTCTGACGGGCATGTCTTTTCCTTGGAAGGAAATCTTTTTCGACAGAAGAGCGTTTTTGGAACTTTCACTTAGTTTCCCGTAGCTGATGACGTCTTCGTTAATAAGGAGTTGTGAACGGACATTGGTGCCTTTTGGTACGATTAAgaggattttcttttcttcactaTCGGCCACGAGATTCGCGTACTTGTCGTAGCTGATGGGGTTGTGGTCTTCGCAGACGATTACAAGAAGATGATaagatttttctttgctgAACATTCTTCTCAGATCTTGAAGGTCTTCCTTCTTCTGTGCGTGTTTGGATGAAATAACCATGTAGCTGTCAGTGCACTTGAAACTCTTGGAAGGGTCTTGATGGCTGCGATGACTTTGAGAGCCGTGAAATCTGGCCAGTTGGTCGTGAAGtagttgatttttaatttattggaCGAATTCAGAAAAGGTTTCAAACGTTCGGCGATTTCCTGAGTAGCAGCGTCGCTGATTTCTgcgatttgattgatttgagttacataattaattaaaacggAACAGCGGATCTCATCGACCTTTTCTTTAATATCCTCGAAAATACGAATCCCTTCGTCTGATGTCATCCACTGGGAATCTCTGTTCTTGAACCAGTCGAGCATCGTGTTTGAAAAGTGATTGAATTGCACGTCGCTCACGAGTAGGTTGTAATACTTCCCCAGCTCGTTTTTCATAATGGCGTCTAATTCTTCCTCGTTTGGAGTGTTAACAGCAAAGACGAACTTGTCCAAGAAACTGTCGATTTCTTCCTTAGGACCAGATAAACACTGAACTTCCTCGCCAAGTCCGAACTCGTCGTCGAGCTTGAAAGTGCAGCTTTTCCAATCTTCCTTACAGATTAATTTTCGCATGGAAAAATCACGGAGAATTCTTCGTAATTCGTTGGCATCGCTCGACAAATTTTTTCCATAAATGAAATCCGAGTGAAGCCTTTTAGTTGTCAAGTCGATGACTTTTTCCTTTACCAAAGCCAAATGGCAATTTTTGATGAGCTCATGAGTCACAGACAAGCACATGTTTTTGGTTTcacattcaattaactttttgGCCAGCGAATATAACTTGGACTTTTTCGACCATTCTGTTAATTTCTTGCGCAACACTTccgtatttttcaatttgtaacGAACTGGCACTTTTCCTCCCGGCAACTTTTCAAATGACAATATCTTATCGGAAGGATCGTTGTGAGGCACCAACTCAATTCCATAGGCGTTGAGATTAGCTTCGTTGAAATTAATGTTAGTGCAAATGATAACGTCATCGATTTCTTCCGGGCGACGGCCTTCACTTCCATTAAGAATTTCACGGCAATAGGAACGGTAATACTTGGAAACGCTGAAATCTCCGTGATCGTCGTCCAGAAGCGCTTCCGACGTTATCTGATTCTTGGTCTCGTTAAGCTTGTGCTTGGCTTGCAAAAATCGATAACGCCACTGACGGTGGCCGCCACCTGTTGACACTTGATACTTGAATAATAGGTCGTCAAATTTCCCGCCCTGATCGGTGACTTCCGTGCCCAAGTGAAACTGGTATTTGGCAGTCACTCCCCGAAGCAAAAAGAGACTAGACAATTTCAGTTGGAATAAGCTGCCGTGAATGGGTCTGCTAACGGCCTTCGTTTTCGATGGGGTGTTCGATAGGTCCGTAATGGACGAAACTTGAGATGAGATGGAAAGCGGCTTGACCTGCGCACGTAGATCATCCACTTCAAGGTCGTCAGATCCATTACccattttttagaaattctgTAGAAAGAAATCACTGAATTAATAACAAGTTCAACAACCAGCAATTGTTACTCaacagaaataagagttgaaaaaACACTTGGCTACGTTAGCAATATCACTAATAAAGGTAACACTGACTATTTGACTAAAGAACAAACGGTTGATCGACTATGTTTGGATTTAGGAAATTTGGATTTAGGACAGTACACAGAGCTTCTTGAGGGCAAAGCACAGCCAGAAGGGGGAGGGAATCAGAAAGAACTGTTTAGAATTAACTTATTGCGTATTACGACATCTAGTATTACCGTTTTGCAGATAATGACCCAAACGAGCGACAGAAACTGGGTTTTCACGAATGGAACCAAAATGCATagattttttctgattttgaaTATGTGATGTTGATCTTATACTCAGGAGTCAGGAATTATTGTACTCTGAAAGAAGTGATGAAGACactgttcaaaaaaaaagattcactAAATTAATCCTCGTAATAAGCCTATACATTGCAATTAGTTCTCCGTATTTTCTTGCCAATGGAAGTTGAGCA
It includes:
- the LOC124341804 gene encoding uncharacterized protein LOC124341804 isoform X2, encoding MGNGSDDLEVDDLRAQVKPLSISSQVSSITDLSNTPSKTKAVSRPIHGSLFQLKLSSLFLLRGVTAKYQFHLGTEVTDQGGKFDDLLFKYQVSTGGGHRQWRYRFLQAKHKLNETKNQITSEALLDDDHGDFSVSKYYRSYCREILNGSEGRRPEEIDDVIICTNINFNEANLNAYGIELVPHNDPSDKILSFEKLPGGKVPVRYKLKNTEVLRKKLTEWSKKSKLYSLAKKLIECETKNMCLSVTHELIKNCHLALVKEKVIDLTTKRLHSDFIYGKNLSSDANELRRILRDFSMRKLICKEDWKSCTFKLDDEFGLGEEVQCLSGPKEEIDSFLDKFVFAVNTPNEEELDAIMKNELGKYYNLLVSDVQFNHFSNTMLDWFKNRDSQWMTSDEGIRIFEDIKEKVDEIRCSVLINYVTQINQIAEISDAATQEIAERLKPFLNSSNKLKINYFTTNWPDFTALKVIAAIKTLPRVSSALTATWLFHPNTHRRRKTFKI